In Podarcis raffonei isolate rPodRaf1 chromosome 8, rPodRaf1.pri, whole genome shotgun sequence, the genomic window TGCCATGGGAAACCTATATTCAATGGTGTTGTTTTCCCCCTAAAGGTTAAGTAATACCTTTGCTGAATAATTTCAAATGCACAGCACCACCAAATGAGCTACTATTAAGTTTCCCTCCCTCTGTAAGCTAAGAAACAGAGTGCAACATTACAAGAGCATCCGTGCATGATAAGAAGATTCGTCTCCAATGCAAATCAAACTCTAAATGCTTGTCAAGGTTGGATTGTAGCAACTGTTATACAAGTTTCTGAGTTACATCCTCAACTGAAAGCCAAACGTTTTCCAGCCAACTTGCTTTTTTCCCATGTTGATAAGCTGCAGTAACTAAATATTCCAGATGAGTAATTGCTCCTTAATGTTAACAGATCAACCGTATGTAAGTTTGCACAGAAGCACTACTGAAtttaatgagacttactcccaataGCACACAGGATCTGAGTGTACTGCAGACACTTTTTCCCACAGGTGCCATCCCAAGGCAGTTCAGAAAAGGAATTagagaaggggaagaggaagaactAATCTTCAAGAGGGGAAGTAAATTTAGAGCAGAGGAATGGGGGCTGCTGGGTATACTTGCCCCAGGCCTTGGAATCATATCTAGGCCCTGATGGGGAAGATGGCATGATGCAGTGGACAGAGTGCTTCACAGCATGCAGACACATGGGTTCAAATCCTATAAGACcccaaagctcactgggtaataTTGGGCTCCCTCAATTTAACTATGTGAGGTAGTTCTGTTCAGATATTCAAGAAAATGTCTAATACATTCTACAGTCTGTGGGGTGGTGAAGCAATTTCCTCTAGGATGGAAAGTaggatataaaacaaaacaaaacagattcaGTGGATATTTGGGGAAATTATACAAAACTGAAAACCAGAGACTCCTAATCGGAAGAGGTAATTACATTTAACTACTGCTACCAGTTTTAACTATTGTTATTGTATTTGCTTTTTTCTGTTGGTAAAGAATATACTCTATGataggcttccccaacctgatgccctcaaaATGGTTTGGACTGCAGGTCCCAATAACTCCAACCAACATGGTCAAAtgttggggatggtgggagtttttgaccaggttgggaaaggctgctctaggaaCAACTACCAAAAGGGCATAATTTAAAGTTGAAACTCACTGCTATTATCTTTTACAGCCTGCCTAATTTAAAGATGAATCATTCTCAAacagagggagaagaaaaagtaCCGAACGATGAGCTGGAATGCAAAATCTGTTACCAGAAGTTTAACATCCAGAGCCGCAAACCCAAAATCTTGGACTGCCTTCACAGAGTGTGTGCGAAATGCCTGACAAAAATCCTCCATGTGGGAGATGGCTCCCATTGCATTTGCTGCCCCTTCTGCCGCCACAAGACAGAGCTGCAGGAAGAGGAAGTGGAGGGCCTTCCTGACGACGCAAATATCATGTCCAAACTCATGACAAAAGACAAAACAGCATGGAGCTCGGACTGCAAAGAAGTTGTCTTGACGCCAAAGAACTTGGCTTCCTCCAGTCCTTCTCATGGGTCATCAAATTGTTTGGTGATTACCATCATGGAAGTGCAGAGAGACTCCACAAGGACGCCAAGCCAGAACACCCTCTCGGATTACTACACAGATCACAGCCTTGATTCAGCATCTGTGAACTCTCACAGCCACCTGGATCAAGATCTTTTCTCTAAGCTCTGTAACCATGTCCCTAGAATACTGGTGTGGCTGCTTGGATTTTTCTATTTTGGTTCTTTGCCACTTGGAATCTATTTATTGGTGATTCAGAAAGTGACCCTTGGAATTGTCTGTGTCAGTCTCGTGCCATCCAGTCTAACTGTGTGTCTTGTGTATGGCTTCTGTCAATGCCTTTGCCAAGGAATGTGTGACTGTTCCTCTAGAaactaacatttttttaaactgaATTTTGGATATTGGCACTATAGACCTTCAAATGTATAGGCTATTTAAAGCCTACcatggattttttcttttttaaaaaaaatatcagtaGCCAAATATGAGACATCTATATTTAGATGTTCCTAACATTCCATCCCACTCTCCCAATAGGTAGCCATACTTTAGTGTGACCAACGAACAAAACCCAGAGGGGTTAATGGCTTTGACAGAGTTCTCCAGGGCAAAGTTGTAGGATCCCATAAGGGATACATCTGATAGAAGGCAAAATTCTTTATCTCACTAGAGGCTATTTAGCTTCCATCATAATGTCCACAATCCTGACAGGGCCAAGCATCACTGAGAGGCCCCCAGGAGAATAGTGTCCCTCCCTACACCTCTTAGAGGTTGTGGAGGCAAAAGAGTATTCCACCCCCAGCACTTTTTCCACCCCAGAAGTCCAGCTTTTGAGGGAAAAGAGAGGAAGGTATTTCTTTTTTGCTTCCTCGGAGGCTGGAGACTAAATTTGGCTTATGAAAGAGGGGACAGCATTTGGAAGGAGAGATATGGCCTTGCTTCTTGTTCTGCTTTGACAAGGGCTTCAACAATGGAAAGtaagcagaggaagaggaaagtgaaggagAATAGCAGGACTGGGAAAGGACCGGCACTATCACGCTATCTCCCCTGTCAAGCTAGATGATCCTGTAGCTAGgatgaaataaaaatgcagatcTGAAGAACAGACTAGGTGAAATGGTATTGCCAATCTATTCTTCAACCTGTCTAGAATTTGTGTATTTTGAGACAGGGATGCCAAATCAAAAATGATGGAACTAGGGTATGTATACTTATATAAAAGGCTATGAAGCTGGGATGGTCTGAAATGAGATCTGTTTTATTGCATGGATTCTCCTGTTCTGGAATAATGTTCCTTTACTTTAAACAGAGATTTGGCAACTTTTCTGCTAGAACATACTGTTACATTTTTTTAAGCCATTGTAATTACCGGTACAGGTCGTAAATTATGCTTTATTTTCTGGGTGAAACTCTTGAGGAAAACTTTCCTAATTAAGGCAATGTCAAGCTTTTGGTCTTTGGTACCAGCAGCCTGTTACTTATTTTATGTGAAAGTAACCTCCACTAAGATCGGTGGGCATGATTCAGCAGTTGGAGGGCAAGCTTTAGACCCAAGGACCCAATGCTACCAGCAACTTAATCTGGCCCCCAGGAGCTGTGTACATCTGGAACGCCTCCTTCCTAAACCAGCAGCCTGTGAAGGGACCATGGGAGACTCTTAGCTGGGAACTCCAGACTAGGGTCTGCTGAAGCACACAGGTTTCTCCTGATGGAAATGCATGCAAGATCTGGGTGGGTGCAGACTGCTGCTCAGGGCTGTCAACAGAAGTCAGCATGTTGCTGGCTTTATAGGAGAAAGACACAGCTAGCTGTGGCCTGGGGGCTTTGTAAAGGATGGGATAAGGAAACAGCAAACACCAGCACTGGGCCTCCTGAAACCGTGCACTTGTTATTTGGGCCAAACAGTTACTGTACTACCAAGTTTCTCCACCACTATCCCAGCCTCctcaaaacctccaggacaggaCCTGCTGGATCTATGACTTCCATAAGGCTCACAACCTCATTCATATCTACCATCCCAAGATGCTCCTTTCTCCACAGAACAGAGGTGCAGGTATGCTCCTGGATTGACCAATACCTGGCATATGTAAGGACTGCATTAGGCAATGTGGTATGTACTTGGTAGCAAATCGGCTTTTAGCCAAGAAATAATCATAGCCGGTCATTAAGTTAGAGACCACTATTTTGTCAAACAAATGACCTGCCCACTTTTAactctggccctgcccataaCTTGGAAGGTTGGCCACAAAAAATGTGGCCCATAGGCTGGTGTATATGCCAAATAAAATACCCCTAAGGATTTGGGGGCactaataaaagaaaaaacaaaagagccaGCCATGATCACAATAAAATAGCTTCCTCTTTCACACCTTGGATAAAGGCTAACTTTTTTAAAGTTTTCCTGACTTCTCAGCTCAAGGCAGTTTAATATACTCCAAACAttggaaaacaataaaaactcgACAGTTCTGCAGCAACAGATAATTTAATAAAACAGTGAAACCATAACAACACAGCAGCAAGAGCATAATGTTGTTTTTAGCTGGACTACCTCATGCTGCAAGCTGC contains:
- the LOC128419535 gene encoding E3 ubiquitin-protein ligase RNF182-like; the protein is MNHSQTEGEEKVPNDELECKICYQKFNIQSRKPKILDCLHRVCAKCLTKILHVGDGSHCICCPFCRHKTELQEEEVEGLPDDANIMSKLMTKDKTAWSSDCKEVVLTPKNLASSSPSHGSSNCLVITIMEVQRDSTRTPSQNTLSDYYTDHSLDSASVNSHSHLDQDLFSKLCNHVPRILVWLLGFFYFGSLPLGIYLLVIQKVTLGIVCVSLVPSSLTVCLVYGFCQCLCQGMCDCSSRN